Proteins co-encoded in one Desulfitobacterium hafniense DCB-2 genomic window:
- a CDS encoding nuclear transport factor 2 family protein, protein MDINKFVTQYWNHIATQNEEELPKYFHEDACIRWHNTNEQFNVKEFLRANCDYPGSWSGEVERIEHIGNSVITVTRVWSKENSFHVASFFEMSEDKIKVLDEYWGDDGTAPQWRIDKNIGKPIR, encoded by the coding sequence ATGGATATAAACAAATTTGTAACTCAGTACTGGAATCATATTGCTACCCAGAACGAAGAAGAATTACCAAAGTATTTTCACGAAGATGCCTGTATCCGATGGCATAATACAAATGAGCAATTTAATGTCAAAGAATTTCTGAGAGCCAATTGTGATTATCCTGGAAGCTGGAGTGGCGAAGTTGAACGAATAGAACACATTGGCAATAGTGTGATTACTGTTACACGTGTTTGGTCAAAGGAAAATTCCTTTCATGTGGCTTCATTTTTTGAGATGAGCGAAGATAAGATAAAGGTCCTGGACGAATACTGGGGTGATGATGGCACAGCTCCTCAATGGAGAATAGATAAAAATATAGGCAAGCCGATTCGATAA
- a CDS encoding class I SAM-dependent methyltransferase, whose amino-acid sequence MEQKSVTALVSTFSRAYHAENNEVKIFNDSMARLFLSEEEYGQISKNMAEGIGFFNPSFKGTPDEALRWVVDNQLSPSPLGRAAFTEKALYAAVSSGARQYLILGAGYDSFAYRQPAWAKEIQIFEIDHPATAKDKRAKLEKAKLTIPDNVQYITADFMKQEWQTALTQNIKFNKNQTSFCSILGVVYYLSVQTFVDLISGLSALLPVGSSIVFDYPDENTYTDKGGERAKKQAMLAATANEKMLAGYSYEDMENVLSSHGFLIYEHLTPGEVTGQYFEAYNHANPLHPMTAFDNVNYCLAVRK is encoded by the coding sequence ATGGAACAGAAAAGTGTAACGGCACTGGTCAGCACATTTTCCAGGGCATACCACGCAGAGAACAATGAAGTGAAAATTTTTAATGACAGTATGGCAAGGCTCTTCTTAAGCGAAGAAGAATACGGACAAATATCGAAAAATATGGCGGAAGGTATTGGGTTTTTTAATCCGTCCTTTAAAGGGACACCGGATGAGGCTTTAAGATGGGTAGTGGATAATCAACTATCTCCTTCACCCCTTGGCAGAGCGGCATTTACAGAAAAAGCACTTTACGCTGCAGTGTCAAGCGGCGCAAGACAGTATCTGATTCTGGGTGCAGGGTATGACAGTTTTGCCTATCGCCAGCCTGCTTGGGCTAAGGAAATACAGATTTTTGAGATTGATCACCCAGCTACGGCAAAGGATAAAAGGGCTAAACTGGAAAAGGCCAAGCTAACCATACCCGATAATGTCCAATATATTACGGCCGATTTTATGAAACAAGAATGGCAGACGGCCTTGACTCAAAACATTAAATTTAATAAAAACCAAACCAGCTTTTGCAGTATTTTAGGCGTTGTCTATTATCTTTCGGTGCAAACATTTGTAGATCTGATTTCTGGGCTCAGTGCTCTTTTACCTGTGGGTAGTTCTATTGTATTTGACTATCCTGATGAAAACACCTACACCGACAAAGGGGGAGAACGGGCAAAAAAACAAGCGATGTTGGCAGCGACGGCCAATGAAAAAATGCTTGCCGGCTATTCTTATGAAGATATGGAGAATGTACTTTCCTCCCACGGGTTCTTGATATATGAGCATCTAACGCCTGGGGAAGTGACAGGACAATATTTTGAAGCCTACAATCACGCCAATCCTTTGCATCCGATGACTGCATTTGACAATGTGAATTATTGCCTTGCGGTAAGAAAATAA
- a CDS encoding ComEC/Rec2 family competence protein, protein MKGYKIGSFLLVLLLSILLIGCADLANPNPQNSQDQRNSVKEGQNPGSFLGKDNADTKALQVSFIDVGQADSALIQIPNGKNILIDAGNNADAEFLIKYLQDRGIEEIHILIGTHPHEDHIGGLDKVIEKFKIGQVIMPKVTSTTRTFEDVLLAVQEKGLKIKEGKAGVQLDLGPLEEGMPAVSAEILAPLSGQYEDMNNYSIVLRLVYGPHAFLFTGDAEDVSEKEMLAAGVNLKADVLKVGHHGSKSSTTKDFLAAVAPKYAIISVGKDNSYGHPTETVLKRLSDAGIGIYRTDQVGTITVTANGSALTFATTTHEVQ, encoded by the coding sequence GTGAAAGGTTATAAGATAGGGAGCTTTCTTTTAGTTCTCCTATTGTCAATATTGTTAATAGGCTGCGCAGACTTGGCGAATCCTAATCCTCAGAACTCTCAGGATCAGAGGAACAGCGTTAAAGAAGGGCAAAACCCCGGAAGTTTCTTAGGGAAAGATAACGCGGATACTAAGGCTTTGCAGGTAAGCTTTATCGATGTAGGTCAAGCCGATTCAGCCCTGATTCAGATTCCCAACGGCAAAAATATACTGATCGATGCCGGCAATAATGCCGATGCCGAGTTCTTAATCAAGTATCTCCAAGACCGAGGGATTGAGGAAATTCATATCCTGATTGGAACTCATCCTCATGAGGATCACATCGGAGGATTGGATAAGGTTATCGAGAAGTTTAAGATCGGGCAGGTGATTATGCCCAAGGTGACCAGCACTACCAGGACCTTTGAGGATGTTTTGCTGGCTGTCCAGGAGAAAGGCTTGAAAATCAAGGAAGGGAAGGCCGGAGTCCAGTTGGATTTAGGGCCTCTTGAGGAAGGCATGCCTGCCGTTTCAGCAGAAATCCTTGCCCCTCTGTCCGGCCAATATGAGGACATGAACAATTACAGCATCGTCCTGCGCTTAGTCTATGGACCCCATGCCTTTCTCTTTACGGGAGATGCGGAAGATGTCTCGGAAAAAGAAATGCTGGCCGCTGGTGTAAATCTAAAGGCTGATGTCCTGAAAGTAGGTCATCACGGCAGTAAATCATCGACGACGAAAGATTTTCTCGCTGCTGTAGCTCCCAAGTATGCTATTATCTCTGTAGGGAAGGATAACAGCTATGGTCACCCAACAGAAACTGTTCTTAAACGGTTAAGCGATGCAGGGATTGGTATTTACAGAACCGATCAAGTCGGGACCATAACAGTGACTGCCAATGGTTCCGCACTCACATTTGCCACAACAACCCATGAGGTTCAATAA
- a CDS encoding PFL family protein, with protein sequence MKMHLAPQEILQTIAMVENENLDIRTITMGISLLDCAGDDVQQVEQKIYDKITRQAEHLVSVGESLAARYGIPIVNKRVSVTPVALLGSNFNPEEMVRLAKALDRAAKTVGINFLGGFSALVQKGLTKGDRSLIEAIPQALAETEFVCSSVNIGSTKSGINMDAVLRMGEVILDSARRTAAQDGIAAAKLVVFCNAPEDNPFMAGAFHGVGEPEAVINVGVSGPGVVAHAVKKSPQADLGELANLIKRTSFKITRMGELIGREASQALQVPFGIVDLSLAPTPAVGDSVAEILENMGLERCGAHGTTAALALLNDAVKKGGAMASSHVGGLSGAFIPVSEDAGMIEAVEVGALSIEKLEAMTCVCSVGLDMIAIPGDVEPETIAGIIADEAAIGMINKKTTAVRVIPAIGKKVGDRVEFGGLLGSAPVIKLNPFSSREFIRRGGRIPAPITSLSN encoded by the coding sequence GTGAAAATGCATCTGGCTCCTCAGGAAATACTGCAAACCATTGCAATGGTGGAAAATGAGAATTTAGACATCCGTACCATCACTATGGGCATAAGTCTGTTGGACTGTGCCGGAGATGATGTACAACAGGTGGAACAAAAAATCTACGATAAAATTACCCGTCAAGCTGAGCATTTAGTCAGTGTAGGGGAAAGCTTAGCCGCTCGTTACGGCATTCCTATTGTCAATAAAAGAGTCTCGGTAACTCCGGTGGCCCTTTTAGGCTCCAACTTTAATCCCGAAGAAATGGTCCGCTTGGCTAAAGCCTTAGACAGAGCGGCCAAGACGGTGGGGATTAACTTCCTGGGAGGTTTTTCCGCCCTCGTTCAAAAAGGCTTAACCAAGGGAGACCGCTCCTTAATTGAAGCGATTCCCCAAGCCTTGGCGGAGACAGAGTTTGTCTGCTCCTCGGTGAATATCGGTTCCACCAAATCCGGAATCAATATGGATGCTGTGCTGAGGATGGGGGAAGTCATCCTGGACAGCGCCCGGCGGACAGCGGCTCAGGATGGCATCGCCGCAGCCAAGCTCGTGGTCTTCTGCAACGCCCCGGAGGATAATCCCTTCATGGCCGGAGCCTTTCACGGCGTGGGAGAGCCGGAGGCGGTGATCAACGTGGGGGTCAGCGGTCCCGGCGTCGTTGCCCATGCCGTCAAGAAAAGCCCCCAGGCGGATTTGGGAGAACTGGCCAACCTCATTAAACGAACCTCCTTTAAGATTACCCGCATGGGAGAATTGATTGGCAGAGAAGCTTCCCAAGCTTTGCAGGTTCCCTTCGGCATTGTGGATCTTTCCCTGGCACCGACCCCGGCTGTGGGAGACAGTGTAGCAGAAATTCTTGAGAACATGGGACTGGAACGCTGCGGCGCCCATGGGACCACGGCTGCTTTAGCCCTGCTTAATGATGCGGTGAAAAAAGGAGGAGCCATGGCATCCTCCCATGTGGGCGGTTTAAGTGGAGCCTTTATCCCTGTCTCCGAAGATGCAGGCATGATCGAAGCTGTGGAAGTCGGCGCCCTGAGCATCGAGAAGCTGGAGGCCATGACCTGTGTTTGCTCGGTGGGATTGGATATGATCGCTATCCCCGGAGATGTGGAGCCGGAAACCATCGCCGGGATTATCGCCGACGAGGCTGCTATCGGCATGATTAATAAGAAGACAACCGCGGTACGGGTGATACCGGCCATCGGCAAAAAGGTGGGGGATCGGGTTGAGTTCGGCGGACTGCTGGGCAGCGCCCCGGTGATTAAGCTGAACCCCTTCTCTTCCCGTGAATTTATCCGGCGGGGCGGCAGAATTCCTGCCCCCATAACCAGTCTATCCAACTAA
- a CDS encoding peptidoglycan DD-metalloendopeptidase family protein, whose protein sequence is MRPVKIKLEPKIWIESLNKLPWKSPKMIGGALAVLLALGGGGYYLNTTAPAAYVVINGETVGIVESVNNGEKLLEQVLDEEGAPVGEVAKTHDQIEYTTARIDNGYTPLTKEELKGKLSFFIEAVELKIADHPMFTLASQAEADKLLKAYEEMYVKEDENNKLTAVTFEEEVEIQDVEALPEAITTVAEALEVLKQGNVQKEEYVVEENDSWWLIARKNDLKTVEVLAANPGATLDTIIKPGEKIAIEKVSPYLTVVFEGTKTATETIPFDVETKVDNKLASGTSKVTKAGADGEKVVTYSYVQKNDKIVTKTIVDEKVTKEAVSQVVTKGPQRVQVASASRGSGLVPALVRPYGGYVSSYYGYRGSEFHTGIDYAGSSGDPFVAAAAGTVVAAGRQGNYGNCILVDHGNGIQTRYAHASKILVKVGQSVSQGETIGLVGSTGRSTGSHLHFEIIVNGDTVNPANYVR, encoded by the coding sequence ATGCGGCCTGTGAAAATCAAGCTAGAGCCAAAAATCTGGATTGAATCCTTGAATAAACTACCATGGAAGTCTCCCAAAATGATTGGCGGAGCCTTAGCCGTCCTACTGGCGCTGGGAGGCGGAGGATATTATCTTAATACCACAGCTCCTGCGGCCTATGTAGTCATTAATGGTGAAACGGTGGGTATAGTGGAAAGCGTCAACAACGGAGAAAAGCTGCTGGAGCAAGTCCTTGATGAAGAAGGAGCTCCTGTCGGAGAGGTCGCCAAGACCCATGACCAAATCGAATATACTACGGCACGAATCGATAATGGCTATACTCCCTTAACCAAAGAGGAGCTTAAAGGCAAGCTGTCTTTCTTTATTGAAGCGGTGGAATTAAAAATAGCAGACCATCCCATGTTCACTTTAGCGAGCCAGGCGGAAGCGGATAAGCTTTTAAAAGCCTACGAGGAAATGTACGTCAAAGAAGATGAGAATAATAAATTGACTGCGGTAACCTTTGAAGAAGAGGTTGAAATTCAGGATGTAGAAGCTTTGCCTGAAGCAATTACCACCGTGGCAGAAGCCTTGGAGGTGCTGAAACAGGGCAATGTGCAAAAAGAAGAGTATGTGGTGGAAGAAAACGATTCCTGGTGGTTGATCGCCCGTAAGAATGACTTGAAAACCGTGGAAGTTCTTGCCGCTAACCCCGGAGCAACCCTCGATACCATCATTAAGCCCGGAGAAAAAATTGCGATTGAGAAGGTCAGTCCCTATCTTACCGTCGTCTTTGAGGGAACCAAGACGGCGACCGAAACTATACCCTTTGATGTGGAGACCAAGGTTGACAATAAATTAGCCAGCGGTACATCGAAAGTTACCAAAGCCGGAGCCGACGGTGAAAAGGTTGTTACATATTCGTATGTGCAGAAGAATGATAAAATTGTCACAAAGACTATCGTAGATGAGAAAGTGACTAAGGAAGCGGTGTCCCAAGTGGTGACTAAGGGGCCTCAACGTGTTCAGGTAGCCAGCGCTTCCCGGGGTAGCGGTTTAGTGCCGGCCTTAGTAAGACCTTACGGAGGCTATGTCAGTTCCTATTATGGATACCGCGGCAGCGAGTTCCATACAGGCATTGATTATGCGGGATCCAGCGGTGATCCCTTTGTGGCCGCGGCCGCCGGGACAGTCGTTGCGGCAGGCAGGCAAGGCAACTATGGGAATTGCATTTTGGTTGACCATGGTAATGGCATCCAAACCCGTTATGCTCATGCTTCTAAAATACTGGTTAAGGTGGGGCAATCCGTTTCTCAGGGTGAGACCATTGGTTTGGTCGGTTCCACAGGCCGTTCCACAGGCTCCCACCTCCATTTTGAAATCATCGTCAATGGCGATACCGTAAATCCTGCCAACTACGTGAGATAA
- a CDS encoding cupin domain-containing protein, which yields MAQIMKNIEFSQVLDLKELITYQQGQVISRTLAQTPIVSITLFSLDEGEGISTHTTSGDAMVQILDGEAEITIGDKVLIVKEGETLIMPSDVPHGLEARKRFKMLLTVIKY from the coding sequence ATGGCACAAATTATGAAAAATATTGAGTTTTCCCAAGTTCTGGACCTGAAAGAGCTGATTACTTACCAACAGGGACAAGTGATCAGCCGCACCCTTGCTCAGACTCCTATCGTCAGCATTACCCTGTTTTCCCTGGATGAGGGGGAGGGAATCAGCACTCATACCACTTCGGGAGACGCCATGGTGCAGATTCTGGATGGCGAAGCGGAAATCACCATCGGAGATAAAGTCTTGATCGTGAAAGAGGGAGAGACCCTGATCATGCCCTCCGACGTTCCCCACGGTTTGGAAGCCAGGAAACGGTTTAAAATGCTTTTGACGGTGATTAAGTACTAG
- a CDS encoding ACT domain-containing protein, whose translation MSLEPTRDTSNRVIISILGKDQIGIIAWLTGRLAEKSINVLDLSQTILQGFFTMIMIVDVTQSTASSLTELTKQLQSEGEARGLKVNVQHEDIFEFMHRV comes from the coding sequence ATGAGCTTAGAACCAACCCGTGATACGTCCAATCGCGTGATTATTTCCATCTTAGGCAAGGATCAAATAGGAATTATCGCCTGGCTGACCGGGCGCTTAGCTGAAAAATCCATCAATGTCCTGGATCTCAGTCAAACTATTCTCCAGGGTTTTTTCACCATGATTATGATCGTGGATGTTACTCAATCCACGGCCTCCTCCTTAACCGAGCTCACCAAGCAATTGCAAAGCGAGGGAGAAGCCCGGGGCTTAAAGGTCAATGTCCAGCATGAAGATATTTTTGAATTCATGCATCGAGTATAG
- a CDS encoding Fic family protein, producing the protein MTMNNNYDYSYEWDHKYCYPHSNVLINKLRIEDAEKLRIAEREITSLRIANAKLNVIRGDFDLLHLKTIHKYVFGDVYEWAGKLRCVNVAKGNMFCNYQFIEPNAHILFRKLKEENYLKDVPRDEVPLRLAFYLSEINALHPFREGNGRVQRLFIEYLAENIGYQVDFSQVTDKQMVEASAASFLCDYAKMNEILMAITEPLSE; encoded by the coding sequence ATGACCATGAACAACAATTATGATTACAGTTATGAATGGGATCACAAATATTGCTATCCCCATTCTAATGTGCTGATAAACAAGCTGAGAATTGAGGATGCGGAAAAACTGCGCATAGCAGAAAGAGAAATCACCTCTTTGCGAATTGCAAATGCCAAATTAAACGTTATACGAGGTGATTTTGATCTGCTTCATTTGAAAACGATCCACAAGTATGTATTCGGCGATGTTTACGAATGGGCTGGCAAACTTCGATGCGTTAACGTGGCAAAAGGCAATATGTTCTGCAACTATCAGTTTATTGAACCAAATGCCCATATACTATTTCGGAAATTAAAAGAAGAAAACTACCTTAAAGACGTCCCCCGAGATGAAGTTCCACTTCGTTTGGCGTTCTACCTTAGCGAGATTAATGCCCTACACCCTTTTAGGGAAGGTAACGGTAGAGTGCAAAGGCTCTTTATCGAATATCTGGCTGAAAACATAGGTTATCAAGTGGACTTTTCTCAAGTGACCGACAAGCAGATGGTTGAAGCAAGCGCTGCTTCTTTCTTGTGTGATTATGCTAAAATGAATGAGATTTTGATGGCGATAACCGAACCTCTTTCTGAATAA
- a CDS encoding hydratase: protein MIRLIENGIYLIQGKQALEVKDTNVLWDLNGQTVDPEQLSTEEFPDREKARKNTMAYQILSRHNASGNMDDLKIRFDALTSHDITYVGIVQTARASGLKEFPIPYVLTNCHNSLSAVGGTINEDDHVFGLSAAQKYGGIYVPAHQAVIHQYMREMMTGCGSMILGSDSHTRYGAFGTMGVGEGGPELVKQLLSKTYDVKYPGVVAIYLEGKPRPGVGPQDVALAIIGAVFKNGFVKNKVMEFVGPGIENLSVDFRSGIDVMTTETTCLSSIWTTDDQVKKYYDIHGRSEAYAKLEPGEVAYYDGMVVVDLSKIVPMIAMPFHPSNTFTIAELNENPYDILKQVEAEARKQLDNPRIKFNLTDRIVKGRLHVDQAIVAGCAGGSFENIMDVAAILDSQSVGNDYLSFSVYPSSQPIYYELIKRGAIGKLMQAGTLIKTAFCGPCFGAGDVPANGQFSIRHTTRNFPNREGSKPGELQISSVALMDARSIAATVIRGGRLTPATEIDFTPAEADYEFNADIYAKRVYQGFGKPLLKSELKFGPNIADWPEMIALPENILLKFAAVIHDPVTTTDELIPSGETSSYRSNPLRLAEFTLSRKEPQYVERAKGVQALEKERRSLVAGAKDLTGLSDGLRGLGERILQAAPAYTQLQEALANTGIGTVIYAVKPGDGSAREQAASCQKVLGGWANIAQEYATKRYRSNLINWGMLPFTWDNDPEIVFHVDDVLFVPGIRQSIISEAETVTGQLFTAHGIKEVKLQLNPLTQDEREIILQGSLINYYAAN, encoded by the coding sequence ATGATACGTTTAATTGAAAACGGTATATACCTTATTCAAGGTAAGCAAGCCTTGGAGGTAAAAGATACAAATGTTCTTTGGGATCTTAATGGTCAGACCGTTGATCCGGAGCAGCTTTCCACGGAAGAATTCCCGGATCGTGAAAAGGCCCGTAAAAATACCATGGCTTATCAGATTCTCTCCCGGCATAATGCCTCCGGAAACATGGATGATCTGAAGATTCGCTTTGATGCCTTAACTTCTCATGACATCACCTATGTGGGGATTGTGCAGACGGCAAGGGCCAGCGGCTTGAAGGAATTCCCGATTCCCTATGTGCTGACCAACTGCCATAACAGTTTGTCGGCGGTGGGTGGAACCATCAACGAAGATGATCATGTCTTCGGTTTGTCTGCGGCTCAAAAATACGGCGGTATCTATGTTCCTGCCCATCAAGCGGTCATCCATCAATATATGAGGGAGATGATGACAGGCTGCGGCAGCATGATTCTGGGCTCGGACAGCCATACCCGTTACGGCGCCTTTGGCACCATGGGAGTGGGGGAAGGGGGACCGGAGCTGGTCAAGCAGCTTCTCAGCAAAACCTATGATGTGAAATATCCCGGTGTGGTGGCCATCTATCTGGAAGGCAAGCCCCGCCCTGGCGTAGGTCCCCAGGACGTAGCCCTGGCCATTATCGGAGCCGTCTTTAAGAATGGCTTTGTTAAGAATAAGGTCATGGAATTTGTGGGCCCCGGCATTGAGAATCTATCAGTGGACTTCCGCAGCGGTATTGATGTCATGACTACAGAAACCACTTGCTTAAGCTCCATTTGGACCACCGACGATCAAGTGAAGAAGTATTATGATATCCATGGCCGCAGTGAAGCTTATGCCAAGCTGGAGCCGGGAGAAGTGGCCTATTATGACGGTATGGTGGTGGTGGATTTAAGCAAAATCGTGCCCATGATCGCTATGCCTTTCCATCCCAGCAATACCTTTACCATTGCCGAGCTCAATGAGAACCCTTACGATATCCTTAAACAGGTGGAAGCAGAGGCAAGAAAGCAGCTGGATAATCCCCGGATTAAGTTCAATCTGACGGATCGGATCGTCAAGGGCCGGCTCCATGTGGATCAGGCCATCGTGGCAGGCTGTGCCGGCGGAAGCTTTGAAAACATTATGGATGTGGCCGCTATCCTGGACAGCCAATCGGTGGGGAACGACTACCTGTCCTTCAGCGTCTATCCTTCCAGCCAGCCCATTTATTATGAACTCATTAAGCGGGGCGCTATCGGCAAGCTGATGCAGGCCGGAACACTGATCAAGACAGCTTTCTGCGGTCCTTGCTTTGGAGCCGGGGATGTGCCTGCCAACGGCCAATTCAGCATTCGTCATACCACGAGGAACTTCCCTAACCGGGAAGGCTCCAAACCCGGAGAACTGCAGATATCTTCAGTTGCCTTGATGGACGCACGTTCTATTGCCGCCACAGTGATTCGCGGTGGCCGGCTGACCCCGGCGACGGAGATTGATTTTACTCCCGCAGAAGCTGATTATGAATTTAATGCCGATATCTATGCCAAGAGAGTGTATCAAGGTTTCGGCAAACCCCTCCTTAAGTCGGAATTGAAGTTCGGCCCCAATATTGCCGACTGGCCGGAGATGATTGCCCTCCCCGAGAATATTCTCTTGAAATTTGCGGCTGTCATTCACGATCCTGTCACCACCACCGATGAGTTGATTCCTTCGGGAGAAACCTCCTCTTACCGCTCCAACCCTCTGCGACTTGCAGAATTTACCCTTTCCCGGAAAGAGCCTCAGTATGTGGAACGTGCCAAAGGGGTGCAAGCCTTGGAGAAAGAACGCCGCAGCCTGGTGGCCGGTGCCAAGGATTTGACCGGCCTGAGCGACGGTTTGCGCGGGTTGGGAGAGCGAATCCTTCAGGCGGCCCCTGCTTATACCCAGCTGCAGGAGGCACTGGCCAATACCGGGATCGGTACAGTGATCTATGCCGTGAAGCCTGGGGATGGTTCAGCCCGGGAGCAGGCTGCATCCTGTCAGAAGGTCCTGGGAGGATGGGCCAATATTGCTCAGGAGTACGCTACCAAACGTTACCGGAGCAACCTGATCAACTGGGGAATGTTGCCCTTTACCTGGGATAATGACCCTGAGATCGTTTTCCATGTGGATGATGTGCTTTTTGTCCCGGGAATTCGCCAGAGCATCATCAGTGAAGCCGAAACGGTTACAGGGCAGTTGTTTACTGCTCATGGGATTAAAGAGGTTAAGCTTCAGCTCAATCCGCTGACTCAGGACGAGAGAGAGATTATCCTCCAGGGAAGCCTTATTAACTACTATGCCGCCAACTGA
- a CDS encoding DUF3006 domain-containing protein encodes MKGIIDRFEGEFAVIEQEDRVIINVPRHALPREAKEGDSLVLSNGEYLIDPSETAKRKKRIEELSRELWE; translated from the coding sequence ATGAAAGGAATTATTGATCGTTTTGAAGGTGAGTTTGCGGTGATTGAACAAGAAGATCGGGTTATCATCAATGTTCCCCGTCATGCTCTGCCCAGAGAAGCCAAGGAAGGGGACAGTTTGGTTTTAAGCAATGGAGAGTATCTGATTGATCCTTCCGAAACCGCAAAAAGGAAAAAAAGAATTGAAGAATTAAGTCGAGAATTGTGGGAATAG
- the pckA gene encoding phosphoenolpyruvate carboxykinase (ATP) encodes MDQIVHHNLEVSELVDMALERGEGTLASSGAFRVSTGKYTGRSPLDKFIVDEPSVHERIDWGSVNRPIAQEYFEKLYDEVQAYLEAKEEVFIFDGFAGADEEYRLPIRVINEFAWQNLFVHQLFIRPTPEELDNHQAQFTIIAVPSFKADPEVHGTHSEAFIICSFEKRVVLIGGTHYAGEMKKSIFSVMNYYLPLREVMPMHCSANIGADGDVALFFGLSGTGKTTLSADPERCLIGDDEHGWSKNGVFNFEGGCYAKCINLSEEKEPQIWQAIRFGTVLENVVLHPDTQVADYDDATLTENTRAAYPIDYIEGAVIPGVGGQPKVIVFLTADAFGVLPPIAKLTKEQAMYHFLSGYTSKLAGTERGITEPQATFSTCFGAPFLPLAPQVYAEMLGERIDTYGTRVYLVNTGWSGGAYGVGKRIKLGYTRAMITAALQGTLEQAEFTADPNFGVLVPDHVEGVPSEVLNPRLTWQNKEAYDINARELAQRFQKNFEQFAQTAEEIRQAGPKA; translated from the coding sequence ATGGATCAAATTGTTCATCATAATTTAGAGGTATCAGAATTAGTTGACATGGCCCTTGAGCGTGGAGAAGGTACTCTTGCTTCCAGTGGAGCATTTCGTGTAAGTACGGGGAAATATACCGGACGTTCCCCTCTCGATAAATTTATCGTCGATGAACCTTCGGTCCATGAGCGGATCGATTGGGGCTCAGTGAACCGCCCTATTGCCCAGGAATACTTTGAGAAGCTTTATGATGAAGTCCAAGCCTATCTAGAAGCTAAAGAAGAAGTGTTTATTTTTGATGGCTTTGCCGGGGCAGATGAAGAATACCGGCTTCCCATCCGGGTCATCAATGAGTTCGCCTGGCAAAATCTCTTTGTACACCAACTCTTTATTCGCCCCACCCCAGAGGAATTAGATAACCATCAAGCCCAGTTTACGATTATTGCTGTCCCCAGCTTTAAAGCCGATCCGGAAGTCCATGGAACCCATTCCGAGGCCTTTATCATTTGCTCCTTCGAAAAGCGGGTGGTATTGATTGGGGGGACCCATTATGCCGGCGAGATGAAGAAATCCATTTTCAGCGTCATGAACTACTATTTGCCTTTAAGGGAAGTCATGCCCATGCATTGTTCGGCCAATATCGGTGCGGATGGGGATGTAGCCCTGTTCTTTGGTTTATCCGGAACGGGAAAGACCACCCTTTCCGCCGATCCGGAGCGCTGTTTAATCGGTGATGATGAGCATGGCTGGTCAAAAAACGGGGTCTTTAATTTTGAAGGGGGCTGCTATGCCAAATGCATCAACCTTTCCGAGGAAAAAGAACCGCAGATTTGGCAGGCCATCCGCTTTGGAACGGTTCTGGAAAACGTCGTTCTTCATCCGGACACCCAGGTTGCCGATTATGACGATGCCACACTGACGGAAAATACACGGGCGGCTTACCCCATCGACTATATCGAAGGAGCCGTAATCCCCGGTGTAGGGGGACAGCCTAAGGTGATTGTTTTCCTCACGGCGGACGCCTTTGGCGTATTGCCTCCCATCGCCAAACTCACCAAGGAACAAGCGATGTATCATTTCTTATCCGGATATACCTCCAAGCTGGCCGGAACTGAGCGGGGAATTACAGAGCCACAGGCGACTTTTTCCACCTGCTTTGGTGCTCCCTTCCTTCCTTTGGCACCCCAAGTGTATGCGGAAATGCTGGGAGAGAGAATCGACACCTATGGTACACGGGTCTATCTGGTCAATACCGGTTGGTCCGGCGGCGCTTACGGGGTGGGCAAGCGTATCAAACTGGGCTATACCCGGGCGATGATTACGGCAGCCCTCCAGGGCACTTTGGAGCAGGCTGAATTCACCGCTGATCCGAATTTTGGCGTCCTGGTTCCTGACCATGTGGAAGGGGTACCCAGTGAGGTTTTAAATCCAAGATTGACCTGGCAGAATAAAGAGGCTTATGATATCAATGCCAGGGAACTGGCTCAGCGCTTCCAAAAGAACTTCGAGCAATTTGCCCAGACTGCTGAAGAAATCCGCCAGGCCGGGCCGAAAGCTTAA